One part of the Mariniflexile litorale genome encodes these proteins:
- a CDS encoding DUF5009 domain-containing protein — MEVARIKESNRFLSLDVFRGLTICLMIVVNTPGTGAPLYSFLIHANWFGFTLADLVFPSFLFAMGNAMSFSIGKLKSASSRSVWKKILKRTFLIFLIGYLMYWFPFFQQVDGSWELKPISETRIMGVLQRIALCYFFTSIIFYSLSQRMALILSGIILLGYWAILYMFGDSGGVLNMATNAVTKLDLYLLGEGHIYKKDSIPFDPEGVLSTLPAIVNVVAGFVAGVFVQQKGKTFEGISKLLIAGFVLTALGLWWDLIFPISKKLWTSSFTIYTIGLDLSIMAILIYLMEIKKVKFGVTFFEVFGKNPLFIYLFSELFYIVLRHIKTSSGMDLFEWVSENVFQNIFPGSFGALITATVFMLLSWSLGWWLDKKRVYIKI; from the coding sequence ATGGAAGTAGCACGTATTAAAGAATCTAATCGGTTTTTGTCGCTTGATGTTTTTAGAGGTTTAACCATTTGTTTAATGATTGTTGTTAACACACCTGGTACTGGAGCTCCCTTGTACTCTTTTTTGATACATGCCAATTGGTTTGGATTTACACTTGCTGATTTAGTGTTTCCTTCATTTCTATTTGCCATGGGTAATGCCATGAGTTTTTCAATTGGAAAACTAAAATCAGCTTCATCCAGAAGTGTTTGGAAAAAAATATTAAAACGAACGTTTCTTATTTTTTTGATAGGATATTTAATGTATTGGTTTCCATTTTTTCAACAAGTAGATGGATCATGGGAACTAAAGCCAATTAGCGAGACTCGTATCATGGGCGTGTTGCAACGTATTGCTTTATGCTACTTTTTTACATCTATTATTTTCTATTCCCTATCACAAAGAATGGCGTTAATTTTATCAGGAATTATTCTGTTAGGTTATTGGGCAATATTATATATGTTTGGCGACTCAGGTGGGGTTTTAAATATGGCTACTAATGCCGTTACTAAATTGGATTTATACCTGTTAGGGGAAGGTCATATTTACAAAAAAGACAGTATTCCGTTTGATCCTGAAGGTGTTTTAAGTACGTTACCCGCTATTGTAAATGTTGTTGCAGGATTTGTAGCAGGAGTTTTTGTGCAACAAAAAGGAAAGACTTTTGAAGGTATTTCTAAGTTACTTATTGCAGGTTTTGTTTTAACAGCTTTAGGACTTTGGTGGGATTTAATATTTCCAATTTCAAAAAAGCTATGGACGAGTTCATTCACTATATACACCATAGGATTAGATTTATCTATAATGGCAATTTTGATTTATTTAATGGAAATAAAAAAAGTAAAGTTTGGTGTTACTTTTTTTGAGGTTTTCGGAAAGAATCCTTTGTTTATTTATTTGTTTTCTGAGTTGTTTTATATCGTTTTACGTCATATTAAAACAAGTTCAGGCATGGATCTTTTTGAATGGGTCAGTGAAAATGTTTTTCAGAATATATTTCCTGGTTCATTTGGAGCTTTAATTACAGCAACAGTTTTTATGTTATTATCTTGGTCGTTAGGATGGTGGCTTGACAAGAAAAGAGTTTATATTAAAATATAA
- a CDS encoding inositol oxygenase family protein, which yields MKKSIDSNNPLNNLDEWEDDLLMRYPDPSESKKEKDEFRNYVDSERVETVKEFYRINHIYQTYDFVCSKEEEFLKFDRKEMSVWEAVEFLNTLVDDSDPDIDLDQTQHLLQTSEAIRADGHPDWFVLTGFIHDLGKVLCLFGEPQWAVVGDTFPVGCAYSDKIVYSEFFKENPDYINPKFNTKLGVYKENCGLDNVKMSWGHDEYLYQIMKDYLPEPALYMIRFHSFYSQHRDNAYAHLMNDKDIEMFEWVRKFNPYDLYTKAPVKPDVKALLPYYKALVSKYLPEKLRF from the coding sequence ATGAAAAAGTCTATAGACTCTAATAACCCATTAAATAATTTAGATGAATGGGAAGATGATTTGTTAATGAGATATCCAGATCCATCTGAAAGTAAAAAGGAAAAAGACGAATTTAGAAATTATGTAGATTCAGAACGTGTAGAAACTGTTAAAGAGTTTTATAGAATAAATCATATTTACCAAACCTATGATTTTGTTTGTAGTAAAGAAGAAGAGTTTCTAAAATTTGATAGAAAAGAAATGTCTGTTTGGGAAGCTGTAGAGTTTTTAAACACACTTGTAGATGATAGTGATCCAGATATAGATTTAGATCAAACACAACACCTTTTACAAACATCTGAAGCTATTAGAGCAGATGGTCACCCCGATTGGTTTGTGCTTACTGGATTTATACATGATTTAGGGAAAGTTTTATGTCTTTTTGGAGAACCACAATGGGCTGTAGTAGGCGATACGTTTCCTGTAGGATGTGCTTATTCAGATAAGATTGTGTATTCAGAGTTTTTTAAAGAAAACCCAGATTATATAAACCCCAAATTTAACACGAAACTTGGTGTTTATAAAGAGAATTGCGGACTTGATAATGTCAAAATGAGTTGGGGTCACGATGAATATCTGTATCAAATAATGAAAGATTATTTACCAGAGCCAGCATTATATATGATTAGATTTCATTCGTTTTACTCCCAACATAGAGACAATGCTTATGCACATTTAATGAATGATAAAGATATTGAAATGTTTGAATGGGTAAGAAAGTTTAATCCTTACGATTTATACACTAAAGCACCTGTTAAACCAGATGTAAAAGCATTACTACCTTATTACAAAGCATTAGTATCCAAATATTTGCCAGAAAAATTGAGATTTTAA
- a CDS encoding solute:sodium symporter family transporter has translation MYTVITFIAFTAFVAFYSWFKLRKEKLASKDGYFLGGRSLTGVVIAGSMLLTNISTEHLIGMNGSSYKNGFIIIAWEVTSALALVAAAIYFIPKYLKMGLTTIPQYLEKRFDNATRTLVALFLMISFIVTLLPIVLYTGAINIESIFNISEVLEVSKDEGLWITVVLIGVLGSVYAIFGGLKAVAISDTINGYGLLIGGLLIPLLALLSIGDGNPLEGLSKVYKNSPEKFNVIGSKDSVLPFEVLFTGLIINQIYFWCMNQTIIQRAFGAKNLVEAQKGLLFTGVLKILVPIIIILPGVIGFYYFGDSLYDNQDMIYPELIKKVLPVGLVGIFAAIVLGAVLSTFNSVLNSAATIFSIDIYKTHLEKNCTDIKLVRVGKLTTTVLAIFAILVAPMVANAPDGLYQLLQQLNGIFFIPIASIMLAGFFLKKVSATGAKVALFVGLIFYILTTFVFKVDIHFVHIWGIEFLLNLAVMFGVSYLYPSNKEFNQDDLHIVEIKAWKYTKPMAISLCAVTVLIYVLLGTN, from the coding sequence ATGTATACTGTTATTACTTTTATAGCCTTCACGGCTTTTGTTGCTTTTTATTCTTGGTTTAAACTTAGAAAAGAAAAGCTAGCCTCAAAAGATGGTTACTTTCTTGGTGGCAGAAGTTTAACAGGCGTTGTTATTGCAGGTTCTATGTTACTTACAAATATCTCAACCGAACATCTTATAGGTATGAATGGGTCATCTTATAAAAATGGCTTTATAATTATTGCTTGGGAAGTAACATCGGCATTAGCTTTAGTGGCTGCTGCTATTTATTTTATTCCAAAATATCTAAAAATGGGGCTTACTACAATTCCTCAATATTTGGAAAAGAGATTTGATAATGCAACCAGAACTTTAGTAGCATTATTTTTAATGATTTCATTTATAGTAACCTTGCTCCCTATAGTGCTTTATACAGGAGCAATAAATATTGAAAGCATATTCAATATCTCTGAAGTTTTAGAAGTTTCTAAAGATGAAGGTTTATGGATTACCGTTGTACTTATAGGTGTTTTAGGTTCTGTTTATGCCATTTTTGGAGGGTTAAAAGCGGTGGCTATTTCAGATACCATCAATGGTTATGGCCTGTTAATAGGAGGACTTCTTATTCCATTATTGGCACTATTAAGTATAGGTGATGGAAATCCGTTAGAAGGTTTAAGCAAAGTTTACAAGAACAGTCCAGAAAAGTTTAACGTGATAGGATCAAAAGATTCCGTATTACCTTTTGAAGTACTTTTTACAGGTTTAATTATAAATCAAATTTATTTTTGGTGCATGAATCAAACCATCATTCAACGTGCTTTTGGTGCAAAGAATTTAGTTGAGGCACAAAAGGGACTGCTTTTTACGGGGGTTTTAAAAATATTAGTTCCAATCATCATTATTCTACCAGGCGTAATTGGTTTTTATTATTTCGGTGATTCTCTGTACGATAATCAAGATATGATTTATCCAGAGCTTATTAAAAAAGTATTGCCAGTAGGCTTAGTCGGTATTTTTGCAGCTATAGTATTAGGGGCTGTGTTAAGCACATTTAATAGTGTACTAAATAGTGCTGCAACTATTTTTAGTATAGATATATATAAAACGCATTTAGAAAAAAATTGTACAGATATTAAATTAGTTAGAGTCGGTAAATTAACCACAACTGTTTTAGCTATATTCGCCATATTAGTCGCACCCATGGTAGCCAATGCACCAGATGGTTTATACCAATTACTACAGCAATTAAATGGTATATTCTTTATACCTATAGCCTCTATTATGTTAGCTGGGTTTTTTCTTAAAAAAGTATCAGCAACGGGAGCCAAAGTAGCACTGTTTGTAGGACTTATATTTTATATTTTAACAACTTTTGTTTTTAAGGTTGATATCCACTTTGTGCATATTTGGGGAATAGAGTTTTTATTAAATCTAGCTGTTATGTTTGGTGTGTCTTATTTATACCCTTCAAATAAAGAATTTAATCAAGATGATTTACATATAGTAGAAATTAAAGCATGGAAATACACCAAACCTATGGCAATTTCTCTGTGTGCGGTTACTGTTCTAATCTATGTGCTATTGGGAACAAATTAA